The following proteins are encoded in a genomic region of Bacillus sp. FJAT-22090:
- the rnhC gene encoding ribonuclease HIII codes for MSNVVLVLSPDEIKKVKLHYMNYKIERSAPGVVFAAKLADTAITVYKSGKVMFQGNGASREASLWGMSPEKVTVSTKGDTLPPNFSSLSVIGSDETGTGDYFGPITVAACFVREDQIELVNELGVKDSKMLTDDVMRKMAPDLMASLSHSVLVLKNEKYNDIQSRGWSQGKIKALMHNQALKHVINKINPEKPSFILIDQFAERGIYYNHIKMEKEIIRENVLFATKAEQLHVSVAAASIIARYAFLKEMDRLTEIAGTTIPKGASAKVDEIAAKIYIKNGEAFLKSITKWHFANTQKAMMLVNKRKF; via the coding sequence ATGTCCAATGTAGTGCTAGTATTATCACCCGATGAGATTAAAAAAGTGAAACTTCATTATATGAATTATAAAATTGAAAGATCTGCTCCAGGTGTCGTTTTTGCGGCAAAGCTAGCCGATACAGCTATAACAGTCTATAAATCTGGCAAAGTCATGTTTCAAGGAAACGGAGCATCTCGGGAAGCTTCTTTATGGGGAATGTCTCCTGAAAAAGTTACCGTTTCTACTAAAGGCGATACATTACCACCTAATTTCTCTTCTCTATCTGTCATCGGATCAGATGAAACTGGAACGGGTGATTATTTTGGTCCTATAACAGTTGCTGCATGTTTTGTACGCGAAGACCAAATAGAGTTAGTTAACGAGCTAGGAGTCAAAGATTCAAAAATGCTTACCGATGATGTGATGCGTAAAATGGCACCTGATTTAATGGCTTCATTATCACACAGTGTTCTAGTATTAAAAAATGAAAAATATAATGATATACAGAGCCGAGGTTGGTCCCAAGGGAAAATAAAAGCACTCATGCATAACCAAGCACTCAAGCATGTAATAAACAAAATAAATCCTGAAAAGCCATCTTTTATATTAATCGATCAATTTGCTGAACGTGGAATCTACTATAATCATATTAAGATGGAAAAAGAAATTATACGTGAAAATGTACTCTTCGCTACAAAAGCTGAACAACTTCATGTTTCTGTTGCAGCAGCATCCATTATTGCAAGATATGCTTTTTTGAAGGAGATGGATCGTCTTACCGAAATAGCCGGAACAACTATCCCTAAAGGCGCTAGCGCAAAAGTGGATGAAATAGCAGCAAAAATTTATATAAAAAATGGAGAAGCATTTCTAAAATCCATTACAAAATGGCATTTTGCAAACACGCAAAAAGCAATGATGCTTGTTAACAAAAGAAAATTTTAA
- the zapA gene encoding cell division protein ZapA: MSEQQKTRISVDIYGQNYTMVGTETSGHMRLVASMVDDKMREIHSHNSQLDIAKLGVLTAVNAVNDYIKVKEQLELLEEEVKKLKD; this comes from the coding sequence TTGTCAGAACAACAAAAAACAAGAATTTCTGTTGATATATATGGACAGAATTATACAATGGTAGGTACAGAAACTTCTGGACATATGCGTCTTGTAGCCTCCATGGTAGATGATAAAATGAGAGAAATTCATTCTCATAATAGTCAACTAGATATTGCTAAACTTGGGGTGTTAACAGCCGTTAATGCAGTAAACGATTACATAAAAGTAAAAGAACAATTAGAGCTTCTGGAAGAAGAAGTGAAAAAGTTAAAGGACTGA
- a CDS encoding CvpA family protein has translation MLDILILILLVAGLITGAKRGLIVQLIHMTGFIIALIVAYTYYKPLADKFVLWIPFPAVTAGSKLTIAVESLDLDQTFYRIIAFALIFVVVKFALQLLASMFDFLKYLPILGFISNIVGAVLGFIEFYFILFVLLYVFALLPIDFIQNLISKSILTSWMLDHTPLLSETVKKWWYIYIEK, from the coding sequence ATGTTAGATATTCTGATTTTAATATTACTAGTAGCTGGTTTAATTACTGGCGCAAAACGAGGGTTAATTGTTCAGCTTATTCATATGACTGGATTTATCATCGCTTTAATCGTTGCCTATACTTATTATAAACCACTTGCGGATAAATTTGTTTTATGGATTCCTTTTCCAGCAGTAACTGCGGGATCTAAGCTTACAATTGCTGTAGAAAGTTTAGATTTGGATCAAACATTTTATCGTATTATTGCATTTGCACTTATTTTTGTTGTTGTAAAGTTTGCATTACAGTTATTAGCTTCGATGTTTGATTTTTTAAAGTATTTGCCTATACTTGGTTTTATAAGCAATATTGTGGGTGCAGTTTTAGGATTTATAGAGTTTTATTTTATATTATTTGTTTTACTTTATGTTTTTGCGTTACTACCGATAGATTTTATTCAAAATTTAATTTCCAAATCTATTTTGACATCTTGGATGTTGGATCATACTCCTTTACTATCGGAAACAGTAAAAAAATGGTGGTATATTTATATCGAAAAATAA